Proteins encoded in a region of the Brevundimonas vesicularis genome:
- a CDS encoding response regulator — protein MTQPVKIIMVEDDHGHAKLIEKNIRRANINNEIKHFDEGGAALDYLFSDEILANGPLLILLDLNLPDMSGTDILEKVKANDRLKRAPVVVLTTTDDKVEIQRCYDLGCNVYITKPVDYESFAGAIRQLGLFLSVIQAPEI, from the coding sequence GTGACGCAACCCGTCAAAATCATCATGGTCGAAGACGACCACGGCCACGCCAAACTCATCGAAAAGAACATCCGCCGGGCCAACATCAACAACGAGATCAAGCATTTCGATGAGGGCGGTGCGGCGCTCGACTATCTGTTCAGCGACGAAATCCTCGCCAATGGCCCGCTGCTGATCCTGCTCGACCTCAACCTGCCCGATATGTCGGGCACGGACATTCTGGAAAAGGTGAAGGCCAACGACCGTCTGAAGCGGGCTCCGGTCGTGGTGCTGACGACCACGGACGACAAGGTCGAAATCCAGCGTTGTTACGACTTGGGCTGCAACGTCTACATCACCAAGCCGGTGGATTATGAGTCCTTCGCCGGCGCCATCCGTCAGTTGGGTCTGTTCCTGTCGGTGATCCAGGCGCCGGAGATCTGA
- a CDS encoding sigma-54 interaction domain-containing protein, with translation MRLLVVGRLSGQLASAVKMAMAHGAKVNHVERADQATEQLRRGQGADLLMVDYQLDIAALIAANEAERITIPVVAFGVDADAREAAAAIKAGAKEFIPLPPDAELIAAVLSAVADDEKPMISADPSMKAVLQLADQVARSEASILITGESGVGKEVMARYLHEHSRRSERPFISVNCAAIPDNLLESELFGHEKGAFTGAVARRIGKFEEADGGTLLLDEISEMDARLQAKLLRAIQERVIDRVGGSKPVSVNIRIIATSNRDLAKAVAEGTFREDLLYRLNVVNLRLPSLRERPGDIVVLADHFIKKYAAANGVPVRPISAAARQAISAHRWPGNVRELENAMHRAVLLATGPEIDVDAIRLPDGQPLGGMGAAMMAGQAYAAPQAGVAARAAQAADAVTRSFVGQTVAAMEKTLILDTLTHCLGNRTHAANILGISIRTLRNKLNEYADEGTAIPAPMSGVSASGYAA, from the coding sequence ATGCGTCTTCTGGTGGTAGGCAGACTGAGCGGCCAGCTCGCTTCGGCGGTGAAGATGGCCATGGCGCACGGCGCCAAGGTCAATCACGTCGAGCGCGCCGACCAGGCGACCGAACAACTGCGCCGGGGGCAGGGCGCCGACTTGCTGATGGTCGACTATCAGCTGGACATCGCCGCCCTGATCGCCGCCAACGAGGCCGAGCGGATCACCATTCCGGTCGTGGCCTTCGGCGTCGACGCCGATGCGCGAGAGGCGGCCGCCGCCATCAAGGCCGGCGCCAAGGAATTCATTCCGCTTCCGCCCGACGCCGAACTGATCGCCGCCGTCCTGTCGGCCGTCGCCGACGACGAAAAGCCGATGATCTCGGCCGACCCGTCGATGAAGGCGGTGTTGCAACTGGCCGACCAGGTCGCGCGCTCGGAAGCCTCAATCCTGATCACGGGCGAAAGCGGCGTCGGCAAGGAGGTGATGGCGCGGTATCTGCACGAGCATTCGCGTCGGTCCGAGCGCCCCTTCATCAGCGTCAACTGCGCCGCCATTCCCGACAACCTGCTGGAATCCGAACTGTTTGGCCACGAGAAGGGAGCCTTCACCGGCGCCGTTGCACGCCGCATCGGCAAGTTCGAAGAGGCCGACGGCGGCACGCTTCTGCTGGACGAAATCTCCGAGATGGACGCCCGGCTTCAGGCCAAGCTGCTGCGCGCCATCCAGGAGCGCGTCATCGACCGTGTCGGCGGCTCCAAGCCGGTCTCTGTCAACATCCGCATCATCGCCACCTCGAACCGCGATCTGGCCAAGGCCGTGGCGGAAGGCACCTTCCGTGAGGACCTGCTGTATCGCCTGAACGTGGTGAACCTGCGCCTGCCGTCCTTGCGCGAGCGGCCCGGCGACATCGTGGTTCTGGCCGACCACTTCATCAAGAAGTACGCCGCCGCCAACGGTGTGCCGGTGCGTCCGATCTCGGCCGCCGCGCGTCAGGCCATTTCGGCCCATCGCTGGCCGGGCAACGTCCGCGAGCTGGAAAACGCCATGCACCGCGCGGTGCTGCTGGCCACCGGCCCCGAGATCGACGTCGATGCCATCCGTTTGCCGGACGGTCAGCCGCTGGGCGGCATGGGCGCAGCCATGATGGCGGGACAGGCCTATGCGGCGCCGCAAGCCGGGGTGGCCGCCCGCGCCGCCCAGGCGGCCGACGCCGTGACCCGCAGCTTCGTGGGCCAGACTGTGGCGGCGATGGAAAAGACGCTGATCCTGGACACCCTGACCCACTGCCTGGGCAATCGCACCCACGCGGCCAACATCCTGGGCATCTCGATCCGCACCCTGCGCAACAAGCTGAACGAATATGCCGATGAGGGCACGGCCATTCCGGCGCCGATGAGCGGCGTCTCCGCCTCGGGCTACGCGGCCTGA
- a CDS encoding sensor histidine kinase, with product MSPNPRSQWSRLRDFMRTPSLARSISAMLILAFGLLIVVNATTFVMIQRTFALNETIEHAQQMRRAARTVLIASLNAETSQRGFLLTGRSDFLQPYRDARADMEPALAFLDEGAALDPTLKATVEPIHRLGDKKWDEMENTVALARQGRIGQAIQAVRSGEGKQYMDELRAAIEKFDKLKSDRIDSRRRASEVFGLLTVTMNAIAGLLVIVLALLSAWLVRRYVSEIQSARATLDAANASLEDKVRERTGDLMRANEEIQRFAYIVSHDLRAPLVNVMGYTSELEQAGKIVDKAIYEAEKTRVVDPEIVTAVREEMPEAIGFIRASTEKMDRLINAILKLSREGRRNLLPEPLDMTAMAQNIANSVHHQTEASGARIEVQSLPEIESDRISMEQIVGNLIDNAVKYLDHDRPGEIVVSGEDVPGGWVVYRVADNGRGIAPRDHERIFELFRRSGRQDRSGEGLGLAFVRNSVRRLGGTIDVESELGKGSTFLLKFPKRLILSEPGGAL from the coding sequence ATGAGTCCGAACCCCCGATCCCAATGGTCGCGCCTGCGCGACTTCATGCGTACGCCGTCGTTGGCTCGGTCCATATCGGCCATGCTGATCTTGGCGTTCGGGCTGCTGATCGTGGTCAATGCGACAACCTTCGTAATGATCCAGCGCACCTTCGCGCTGAACGAAACCATCGAGCATGCTCAGCAGATGCGGCGCGCCGCGCGTACGGTTCTGATTGCGAGCCTGAACGCCGAGACCTCGCAACGCGGTTTTCTGCTGACGGGACGAAGCGATTTTCTTCAGCCCTACCGCGACGCCAGGGCCGACATGGAGCCCGCGCTGGCGTTTCTGGATGAGGGCGCGGCCCTCGATCCGACGCTGAAAGCCACCGTCGAACCCATCCACCGTCTAGGCGACAAGAAATGGGACGAGATGGAAAACACCGTCGCCTTGGCGCGCCAAGGTCGGATCGGGCAGGCGATCCAGGCTGTACGGTCGGGCGAGGGCAAGCAATATATGGACGAGCTCCGAGCCGCCATTGAGAAGTTCGACAAGCTGAAGTCCGATCGGATCGACAGCCGACGCCGGGCGTCGGAAGTGTTCGGCCTCCTGACCGTCACGATGAACGCCATCGCGGGTCTGCTGGTCATCGTCCTTGCGCTGCTGTCAGCTTGGCTGGTTCGGCGTTACGTGTCCGAAATTCAATCCGCCCGTGCGACCCTCGACGCCGCCAACGCCAGCCTCGAAGACAAGGTCCGCGAGCGCACCGGCGACCTGATGCGCGCCAACGAGGAGATTCAACGCTTCGCCTATATCGTCAGTCACGACCTGCGTGCACCGCTGGTCAACGTGATGGGCTACACCTCCGAACTGGAGCAGGCGGGCAAGATCGTCGACAAGGCGATCTATGAGGCTGAAAAGACGCGCGTGGTCGATCCCGAGATCGTCACCGCCGTGCGAGAGGAGATGCCCGAAGCCATCGGCTTCATCCGCGCCTCGACCGAGAAGATGGACCGGCTGATCAACGCCATCCTGAAGCTGTCGCGCGAAGGTCGTCGCAACCTGCTTCCAGAGCCGCTGGACATGACGGCGATGGCGCAGAACATCGCCAACAGCGTCCATCACCAGACCGAAGCCTCGGGGGCGCGCATCGAGGTGCAGTCGCTGCCCGAGATCGAGAGCGACCGCATTTCGATGGAGCAGATCGTCGGCAATCTGATCGACAACGCCGTCAAATATCTGGATCACGACCGGCCGGGCGAAATCGTCGTGTCAGGCGAAGACGTACCCGGCGGCTGGGTCGTCTACCGGGTCGCCGACAACGGCCGGGGCATCGCCCCACGCGACCATGAGCGAATCTTCGAACTGTTCCGGCGCTCCGGAAGACAGGATCGTTCTGGCGAGGGGTTGGGCCTGGCATTTGTGCGCAACAGCGTGCGTCGACTAGGCGGCACGATCGACGTCGAGTCCGAACTGGGCAAAGGCTCGACTTTTCTGCTGAAATTCCCCAAACGACTGATCCTGTCTGAACCCGGAGGCGCGCTGTGA
- a CDS encoding histidine kinase dimerization/phosphoacceptor domain -containing protein has protein sequence MGRHGYAVTCAPDGDAGLELLQQDEFDVCALDHYMPTRDGLDVLPDILALTAPPPVVYVTGAQDGRIAVAALRAGAADYVIKDVSEDFTSLLRSALEDALSRRRLERENELAQEEIRRARDRAEAMLREVNHRVGNSLQLVSSFMSLQMRHVTDQGAKDALRESQARIEAVAHVHRRLYTSGDMSHVAMDEYLVGLMDELSKSIGPDEGSPRLTLDAEPLSVTTDQAVSIGVIVTELVTNAVKYAYAPGQGGEIRIHLRRETDHRVMLTVEDDGPGLGDGAPKGTGLGGKIISAMASGLRSAVEFDGAHKGVRARLSFDL, from the coding sequence CTGGGGCGTCACGGCTACGCCGTCACCTGCGCGCCCGACGGCGATGCGGGGCTGGAGCTGTTGCAGCAGGACGAGTTCGACGTCTGCGCGCTCGACCATTATATGCCGACGCGAGACGGGCTGGACGTCCTACCGGACATTCTGGCCCTGACGGCGCCGCCGCCCGTCGTCTATGTGACGGGTGCGCAGGATGGGCGGATCGCCGTCGCGGCCCTTCGAGCGGGCGCGGCGGATTATGTGATCAAGGACGTCTCGGAGGACTTCACCTCCCTGTTGCGCTCGGCGCTCGAGGACGCCCTGTCGCGCCGTCGGCTGGAGCGCGAGAACGAACTGGCGCAGGAAGAAATCCGCCGAGCGCGCGATCGGGCCGAGGCGATGCTGCGTGAGGTGAACCACCGCGTCGGCAACTCGCTGCAGCTGGTGTCCAGCTTCATGTCGCTGCAGATGCGCCACGTCACTGATCAGGGCGCCAAGGACGCGCTGCGCGAATCGCAGGCGCGCATCGAGGCCGTCGCCCATGTTCACCGCCGCCTCTACACGTCCGGCGACATGAGCCACGTGGCGATGGACGAATATCTGGTCGGGCTGATGGACGAACTGTCCAAGTCCATCGGGCCAGACGAAGGATCGCCCAGGCTGACGCTGGACGCCGAGCCCCTGTCGGTCACGACCGATCAGGCCGTGTCCATCGGCGTCATCGTCACCGAACTGGTCACCAACGCGGTCAAATACGCCTATGCGCCGGGGCAGGGCGGCGAGATTCGCATCCATCTGCGCCGCGAGACGGACCATCGCGTGATGCTGACGGTCGAGGACGATGGCCCCGGCCTGGGCGACGGCGCGCCCAAGGGCACGGGGCTCGGTGGCAAGATCATTTCCGCCATGGCGTCTGGCCTGCGGTCGGCGGTCGAGTTTGACGGCGCCCACAAGGGCGTGCGCGCCAGGTTGTCGTTCGACCTCTAG
- the bla gene encoding class A beta-lactamase produces MSDEVIDLSDLETRNGGRLGFVVQDAATGRKLVWRGDERFVYCSTFKMYLAAATLLRAQAGQERMDRRIPITAADMINHAPVTEPAVGSTLTVEQLLKGAVEVSDNPAANLLLKAMGGPSAMQTFYRGIGDHSTRSDRFEPEMNRLDGDKDTILPNQSVANLRRFFLDPASPLTAASRALLLQWMTDTPTGQNRLRAGTPADWRVAHKTGTGGYGPTNDIGLLYPPNGQPVIVAAYYHASRATSDDANAAVIAEATRRALKVLGRG; encoded by the coding sequence GTGTCAGACGAGGTCATTGACCTGTCCGACCTGGAAACGCGTAATGGCGGCCGTCTCGGCTTCGTCGTTCAGGACGCGGCGACAGGGCGAAAGCTGGTTTGGCGCGGCGACGAACGCTTCGTCTATTGCTCGACCTTCAAGATGTATCTGGCCGCTGCGACCCTGTTGCGCGCGCAGGCTGGGCAAGAGCGAATGGATCGCCGCATCCCCATCACGGCGGCTGACATGATCAACCACGCTCCGGTCACCGAGCCCGCCGTCGGCTCCACCCTGACGGTCGAGCAGTTGCTGAAGGGCGCGGTGGAGGTCAGCGACAACCCCGCCGCCAATCTGTTGCTGAAGGCCATGGGCGGCCCGTCGGCGATGCAGACCTTCTATCGCGGCATCGGCGACCACAGCACCCGTTCGGACCGCTTCGAACCGGAGATGAATCGCCTGGACGGCGACAAGGACACCATCCTTCCCAACCAGTCGGTCGCCAATCTCCGGCGTTTTTTTCTGGATCCGGCCTCGCCCCTGACCGCGGCGTCACGCGCCCTGTTGCTGCAGTGGATGACCGATACGCCTACGGGTCAGAATCGTCTTAGGGCTGGGACGCCTGCGGACTGGCGGGTGGCGCACAAGACGGGGACGGGGGGCTATGGGCCGACCAATGACATCGGCCTGTTGTATCCTCCAAACGGCCAACCCGTGATCGTCGCCGCCTATTACCACGCCAGCCGGGCGACGTCTGACGACGCCAATGCGGCCGTGATCGCCGAGGCGACGCGTCGCGCACTGAAGGTCTTGGGTCGTGGCTGA
- the flhA gene encoding flagellar biosynthesis protein FlhA has protein sequence MKDGMARPTGRDVIGWLNRGEVLMAVGVIGVIMLLILPVPKFLLDLLLAFSLVSSVLILMTAVMMKRPLDFAIFPTVLLVSTLFRLGLNLASTRLILTHGQEGHDAAGQVINAFGQLMMGGNFIIGVIIFAIILVVNFVVITKGSTRIAEVSARFTLDSMPGKQMAIDADLSSGLITEDQAKLRRKELEQESTFFGAMDGASKFVRGDAVAGLIITFINAIGGILIGTLQHGMPAMEAANTYVQLTIGDGLVTQVPAIIISIAAGFLVSKAGVEGTADKAMVTQLATNPVSLGVVSGAAGLIGLIPGMPLIPFAALAIGSGFMAWRLGRNRLKPQPTEAEIAAAAAAAKPKEDVEEPISNILTIDEVKIELGYSLLSLINDLEGRRLTDQIRALRRSLAQEYGFVIPQVRILDNMRLPTQGYAIRIKEMETGAGEVRLGHLMAMDPAGRQVELPGEHMREPAFGLPATWIEEGLREEATFRGYTLVDPSTVLTTHLTEILKDNMADLLSYAEVQKLLKELGAEEKKLVEELVPSVVTVTTLQRVLQSLLREKVSIRDLPAILEGLAEAAPHSSSVTTLVEHVRARLGRQLCWQNKDGEGALPIVTLSPEWENAFAESLIGNGEDKQLAMAPSRLQDFIRAVRDTFERIAMTGENPVLLTGPMTRPYVRSIIERFRGQTVVMSQNEIHPKARLRTLGQV, from the coding sequence ATGAAGGACGGCATGGCGCGCCCGACGGGACGCGACGTGATCGGCTGGCTGAACCGCGGCGAAGTCCTGATGGCGGTGGGCGTAATCGGCGTGATCATGCTGCTGATCCTGCCGGTGCCCAAGTTCCTGCTGGATCTGCTGCTGGCCTTCTCGCTGGTGTCCAGCGTGCTGATCCTGATGACCGCCGTGATGATGAAGCGGCCGCTGGACTTCGCCATCTTTCCGACGGTGTTGCTGGTCTCGACCCTGTTCCGGCTGGGCCTGAACCTGGCCTCCACGCGCCTGATCCTGACCCACGGCCAGGAAGGTCACGACGCGGCGGGTCAGGTCATCAACGCCTTCGGTCAGCTGATGATGGGCGGCAACTTCATCATCGGGGTGATCATCTTTGCGATCATTCTGGTGGTGAACTTCGTCGTCATCACCAAGGGTTCGACCCGGATCGCCGAAGTGTCCGCCCGCTTCACCCTGGACTCCATGCCGGGCAAGCAGATGGCCATCGACGCCGATCTGTCGTCGGGTCTGATCACCGAGGATCAGGCCAAGCTGCGCCGCAAGGAGCTGGAGCAGGAATCAACCTTCTTCGGCGCCATGGACGGCGCCTCCAAATTCGTGCGCGGCGACGCCGTCGCCGGTCTGATCATCACCTTCATCAACGCCATCGGCGGCATACTGATCGGCACGCTGCAACATGGCATGCCGGCGATGGAGGCCGCCAACACCTATGTGCAACTGACCATCGGCGATGGTCTGGTGACGCAGGTGCCAGCCATCATCATCTCGATCGCCGCCGGCTTCCTGGTGTCCAAGGCGGGCGTCGAAGGCACGGCGGACAAGGCGATGGTGACGCAGCTGGCGACCAATCCGGTGTCGCTGGGCGTGGTCTCGGGCGCGGCCGGTCTGATCGGCCTGATCCCCGGCATGCCGCTGATCCCGTTCGCGGCCCTCGCCATCGGTTCGGGCTTCATGGCCTGGCGGCTGGGCCGCAATCGCTTGAAGCCTCAGCCGACAGAGGCGGAGATTGCGGCGGCGGCGGCGGCCGCAAAACCCAAGGAAGACGTCGAAGAGCCCATCTCGAACATCTTGACCATCGACGAGGTGAAGATCGAGCTGGGCTATTCGCTGCTCAGCCTGATCAACGATCTGGAAGGCCGCCGGCTGACCGATCAGATCCGCGCGCTGCGGCGGTCGCTGGCCCAGGAATACGGCTTCGTCATTCCCCAGGTGCGCATCCTCGACAACATGCGCTTGCCGACCCAGGGCTACGCCATCCGCATCAAGGAGATGGAGACGGGCGCGGGCGAGGTGCGGCTGGGCCATCTGATGGCGATGGACCCCGCAGGTCGTCAGGTCGAGCTTCCGGGCGAGCATATGCGCGAACCGGCCTTTGGTCTGCCGGCGACCTGGATCGAGGAAGGTCTGCGCGAAGAGGCGACGTTCCGGGGCTATACGCTTGTCGATCCGTCGACGGTCCTGACGACGCACCTGACCGAGATCCTGAAAGATAATATGGCCGATCTGCTATCCTATGCGGAGGTGCAGAAGCTGCTGAAGGAACTGGGCGCCGAAGAGAAGAAGCTGGTCGAGGAACTGGTGCCCAGCGTGGTCACCGTCACGACGCTGCAGCGGGTGTTGCAGTCGCTTCTGCGTGAGAAGGTCTCGATCCGCGATCTGCCGGCCATTCTGGAAGGTTTGGCCGAGGCCGCGCCGCACAGCTCCAGCGTCACGACCCTGGTCGAGCACGTCCGAGCCCGTCTGGGCCGCCAACTGTGCTGGCAGAACAAGGACGGCGAAGGGGCTCTGCCGATCGTCACCCTGTCGCCGGAATGGGAAAACGCCTTCGCCGAAAGCCTGATCGGCAATGGCGAGGACAAGCAGCTGGCCATGGCGCCGTCGCGCCTTCAGGACTTCATCCGCGCCGTGCGCGACACCTTCGAGCGGATCGCCATGACGGGCGAAAATCCGGTGTTGCTGACCGGCCCGATGACGCGGCCCTATGTGCGATCGATCATCGAACGCTTCCGCGGCCAGACCGTCGTGATGAGCCAGAACGAGATCCATCCCAAGGCGCGCTTGCGGACCCTGGGCCAGGTCTGA